In the Lates calcarifer isolate ASB-BC8 linkage group LG24, TLL_Latcal_v3, whole genome shotgun sequence genome, one interval contains:
- the pcyt1ba gene encoding choline-phosphate cytidylyltransferase B isoform X1, which yields MVKQRRIRAHSCCAAVAPLCCRRGPPKTLTEPAIFARETSCDCRAPHEKLTIAQARRGTPVDRPVRVYADGIFDLFHSGHARALMQAKNLFPNTYLIVGVCSDELTHKYKGFTVMTEHERYEALRHCRYVDEVLRDAPWTLTPEFLEKHKIDFVAHDDIPYSSAGSEDVYKHIKEAGMFVPTQRTEGISTSDIITRIVRDYDVYARRNLQRGYTAKELNVSYINEKKYRLQNQVDRMKEKVRTVEEKSKHFVYRVEEKSHDLIQKWEEKSREFIGNFLELFGPDGTWKQVFQERSGRMLSYALSPRESPSNSPPRELSPLRSPSPPSPPTRWHNARPSPPTSPKGASASISSMSEGDEDEK from the exons ATGGTGAAACAGAGACGCATCAGAGCGCACTCCTGTTGCGCAGCTGTTGCGCCTCTTTGTTGCAGGAGAGGACCGCCGAAG ACTCTGACAGAGCCTGCCATCTTTGCCAGGGAGACCAGTTGTGATTGTCGCGCCCCTCATGAGAAACTCACCATCGCTCAGGCCCGCAGAGGCACCCCAG TGGACCGGCCAGTCAGAGTCTATGCAGATGGCATCTTTGACCTGTTCCACTCTGGACATGCTCGTGCTCTCATGCAGGCCAAGAACCTCTTCCCAAACACCTACCTCATAGTAGGAG TGTGCAGTGATGAGCTGACCCATAAGTACAAGGGTTTCACGGTCATGACGGAGCATGAACGTTACGAAGCGCTGAGACACTGCCGCTATGTCGACGAGGTTTTGAGAGATGCGCCTTGGACTCTCACACCCGAGTTCCTGGAGAAACACAAG ATCGATTTTGTGGCTCATGATGATATCCCATACTCCTCAGCAGGAAGTGAGGACGTGTATAAACACATCAAGGAGGCAG GGATGTTTGTGCCTACACAACGCACAGAGGGAATCTCAACATCTGACATAATAACCAGAATTGTCAGAGACTATGACGTCTACGCCCGACGCAACCTCCAACGTGGCTATACGGCCAAGGAGCTTAACGTCAGCTACATCAAC GAGAAGAAGTACCGGCTGCAGAACCAAGTGGATCGTATGAAGGAGAAAGTTCGCACAGTCGAGGAGAAGAGCAAACACTTTGTTTACCGAGTGGAGGAGAAGAGTCACGACCTCATTCAGAAGTGGGAAGAGAAATCTAGGGAATTCATTGGAAACTTCTTAGAACTTTTTGGTCCAGATGGAACTTGG AAACAGGTGTTTCAGGAACGCAGCGGTCGAATGCTGTCCTACGCTCTGTCCCCCAGAGAGTCGCCCTCCAACAGCCCTCCCCGCGAACTGTCGCCCCTGCGCTCTCCCTCACCTCCATCTCCCCCCACACGCTGGCACAACGCGCGGCCCTCGCCCCCGACCTCCCCCAAGGGAGCGTCCGCGTCTATAAGCAGCATGAGTGAAGGCGATGAAGACGAGAAGTAG
- the pcyt1ba gene encoding choline-phosphate cytidylyltransferase B isoform X2, with product MEELEHTCPHPRTTLTEPAIFARETSCDCRAPHEKLTIAQARRGTPVDRPVRVYADGIFDLFHSGHARALMQAKNLFPNTYLIVGVCSDELTHKYKGFTVMTEHERYEALRHCRYVDEVLRDAPWTLTPEFLEKHKIDFVAHDDIPYSSAGSEDVYKHIKEAGMFVPTQRTEGISTSDIITRIVRDYDVYARRNLQRGYTAKELNVSYINEKKYRLQNQVDRMKEKVRTVEEKSKHFVYRVEEKSHDLIQKWEEKSREFIGNFLELFGPDGTWKQVFQERSGRMLSYALSPRESPSNSPPRELSPLRSPSPPSPPTRWHNARPSPPTSPKGASASISSMSEGDEDEK from the exons ATGGAGGAGCTCGAGCACACCTGCCCCCACCCCCGGACG ACTCTGACAGAGCCTGCCATCTTTGCCAGGGAGACCAGTTGTGATTGTCGCGCCCCTCATGAGAAACTCACCATCGCTCAGGCCCGCAGAGGCACCCCAG TGGACCGGCCAGTCAGAGTCTATGCAGATGGCATCTTTGACCTGTTCCACTCTGGACATGCTCGTGCTCTCATGCAGGCCAAGAACCTCTTCCCAAACACCTACCTCATAGTAGGAG TGTGCAGTGATGAGCTGACCCATAAGTACAAGGGTTTCACGGTCATGACGGAGCATGAACGTTACGAAGCGCTGAGACACTGCCGCTATGTCGACGAGGTTTTGAGAGATGCGCCTTGGACTCTCACACCCGAGTTCCTGGAGAAACACAAG ATCGATTTTGTGGCTCATGATGATATCCCATACTCCTCAGCAGGAAGTGAGGACGTGTATAAACACATCAAGGAGGCAG GGATGTTTGTGCCTACACAACGCACAGAGGGAATCTCAACATCTGACATAATAACCAGAATTGTCAGAGACTATGACGTCTACGCCCGACGCAACCTCCAACGTGGCTATACGGCCAAGGAGCTTAACGTCAGCTACATCAAC GAGAAGAAGTACCGGCTGCAGAACCAAGTGGATCGTATGAAGGAGAAAGTTCGCACAGTCGAGGAGAAGAGCAAACACTTTGTTTACCGAGTGGAGGAGAAGAGTCACGACCTCATTCAGAAGTGGGAAGAGAAATCTAGGGAATTCATTGGAAACTTCTTAGAACTTTTTGGTCCAGATGGAACTTGG AAACAGGTGTTTCAGGAACGCAGCGGTCGAATGCTGTCCTACGCTCTGTCCCCCAGAGAGTCGCCCTCCAACAGCCCTCCCCGCGAACTGTCGCCCCTGCGCTCTCCCTCACCTCCATCTCCCCCCACACGCTGGCACAACGCGCGGCCCTCGCCCCCGACCTCCCCCAAGGGAGCGTCCGCGTCTATAAGCAGCATGAGTGAAGGCGATGAAGACGAGAAGTAG